ATTTCAAGCTTTAAACTTTTTCATATCCAAATTTTATGCTATTGGCTTTCAGTCTCCAGGTTGCATATGAAACCCATTGATCTGCACCCAAAATCTTTCAAAGGGAGTCACATTCACACACCCTTTATCATCAAGAAGACAGGTTCGCTAATTGTGAAAGCTTCTTCCGACATTGATGGAACCGGTGCTGAGCCTTCTTCGGATAGCAAGGAAGAGGCTGAGAGCAAGGAGGAGGTTGTGCCGGTTAACAAACTGCCCTTGGAATCAAAGCTTCAGGAGAGGATGGAACAGAAGGAGAGGATGAAATTGGCAAAAAAGATAAGGCTTCGGAGAAAGAGGCTTGTTAGAAAGAGGAGATTGAGGAAGAAGGGCCGATGGCCACCCTCAAAGATGAAGAAGTTAAAGAATGTATGACCTTTGCCTCAA
The DNA window shown above is from Quercus lobata isolate SW786 chromosome 7, ValleyOak3.0 Primary Assembly, whole genome shotgun sequence and carries:
- the LOC115951383 gene encoding 50S ribosomal protein 5 alpha, chloroplastic-like; this encodes MALLLCSNPLTSLPSSSSSSSSLSCSSSSTISRLHMKPIDLHPKSFKGSHIHTPFIIKKTGSLIVKASSDIDGTGAEPSSDSKEEAESKEEVVPVNKLPLESKLQERMEQKERMKLAKKIRLRRKRLVRKRRLRKKGRWPPSKMKKLKNV